From a single Apium graveolens cultivar Ventura chromosome 2, ASM990537v1, whole genome shotgun sequence genomic region:
- the LOC141704587 gene encoding ethylene-responsive transcription factor SHINE 2-like, with translation MTFDFGSVCLNVNNDILFLDVSGKIPDEAYDDTCGAGSAPAPPEQHYEDSGSLKKSSLAETVIKQKLKKWSERRVSPSLICLMLDTQNSHIGVWQKRAGSAYYWIIKFDLHNNPDFTACHTSSIKRETGDEEDRIALQMIEELLN, from the exons ATGACATTTGATTTTGGGTCTGTTTGT ttgaatgttaatAACGACATACTTTTTCTCGACGTCTCTGGGAAAATTCCTGATGAAGCATACGACGATACTTGTGGAGCTGGATCCGCCCCAGCTCCTCCTGAACAACACTACGAGGATTCTGGATCATTGAAAAAGAGTAGCTTAGCGGAAACAGTTATAAAGCAAAAACTTAAAAAATGGAGTGAAAGAAGAGTTTCTCCATCACTCATTTGCTTAATGCTGGATACTCAGAACTCTCATATTGGTGTTTGGCAAAAACGTGCTGGAAGTGCTTACTATTGGATCATCAAATTCGATCTACACAACAATCCCGATTTCACAGCGTGTCACACTTCTAGTATCAAAAGAGAAACTGGAGATGAAGAAGACAGAATTGCATTGCAAATGATTGAAGAACTGCTTAATTAG